The Triticum aestivum cultivar Chinese Spring chromosome 4B, IWGSC CS RefSeq v2.1, whole genome shotgun sequence sequence CCGCCAAACGAACCCTAGCCCTCTTTCTCCTTCCCCTCGATCCCCACGAGCCGCCGCACCCCTCCCTCGATCCCCAGTTCCCCATGATCCTCTCCTAGCCCGCAGCCGCCGGTCTTGTCTCTCCACTCTACCATGTCGTCGTCGATCCCACCGCCGGCCTTCTCCTCTGCTTGCTTCCTCCGGTTCCATGTCGCCGTCGATCCAGAGCGGCGGCGGGGTCTGCGCGGTGCGGGTGGGGATGTAGGGGAGGGGTGGGATGCAGACGATGGCGAGGAAGGCAAGCAACATCGGGGAATGAGCAGGTGAGCGATCCTTGCGTGGGGAAGGGGCAGGGTGGGGCCTCACGCACCTGCCGGCGGCCGGCGGGAGCTTGAGCTCGAGACGATGGAGGTGCTAAGGCGGGGCAGGAGAGGACGGCTCGCCGACGAGCTCGAGTTGGAGGCGGTGAGATCTTTTCCTTCATGGCTTCCCACCCGCCGAGCTCGTTGGTCCTCCTCCCTCCCCCGTGCGGCCGGCCTCGTCCTTCGTCCCTCGACCGTGCTGTGACATTGCTTCCTCAATTGGTCGCCGCCTCGTCTCGCCTGAACACGATGCCGTCCGGggcagcgccggcaccgaggcaCCACCTCTGCCTCCACCCCCACGGGGCAAAGAGCTCGAGGTGTTTGGGGGTTTCTTGTCCCTGATGTCATGTTGTGATTGGTGCAGCCGCTGGATGAGAAAGCATAGGATTCAGGAAAGCAACTGCAAGAGACGGAGAAGACGTCCCCATGGCTTCTACGAGGACCAGAAGCGTATGCCTATTATTAGAGCTTGGATAAGGGTAGGTGATGCAAGGGGTCTCGTCCTAAAATCATCTTTGTTGGTTTGGATGATTTTGCAAGTTTCTTTCAGCAGCCTGGGGTTGTTAAGAAGAGGGTCGGGATTGCCCTGGGCAGATGCTTAAATTCCTGGATGTAAACGCACACTTGCCTCCTACACAGGCCAAAATACTATTGGAGGTGTGTGTGCAGTTCTAATTTACTAACATTCTTTTTTCTTTTACAACTGACTGCATCCAACAAATGAACTGTGTGGTTGCTTTCAGATAAGGATACTTGTTTTGCATATTTGCATCTCGAAGAAGCTTGCCCACTATTGTAAGTCTGACATTTTCTTGGTAAGCAGCACAGAAGACGAAGAAGGCATCTTGTGCATGTTTTGTTGTTATAGTAtatccttctcttttctttttgaCACTGCCATGCTTAACATTGCACTATGTTTTACATGGGAGAAAGGTAGAAACATTAGAGAATATTATTGATATACTTGGCGCAGTTGCAACTAGAATAGTTCACGGCCTGAGGCATGTACCGATATATGCTTTTTTGAGTAGCTCCATATATACAGGTCTTATGTTTGAAATGAAGTTTTCACTGTCTTTCTTTTTACATTTGTATGAGTGTTCAGTGTATCAAGTTCCAGTTGTCTGTTATATTCTGTGTTTTCACTTCCTTCCATTAACATGGCATTATGTTTTCTTATTCAGCTTGCTTGTGGAAAAACTGGTTCTCGTTCAGTTATGCTTGTCAGTTTGATAGAAGATGGACACCCCTCTTCAAGTTGGTTTATGGGCTTGCGGAGTGTGAGAAGTAAGTTACTACTGGATCCACTTTCTTGCCACTAGCCTTGCTTGACATGTTAATTTCTCACGCTACACTTACCATCAGACCCCTGGTATGCCTCCATCCTTCGTCCCTTGCTCCGTGGCCTGGATGTCGAGGGAGGGCGAGAGGTGGTGATATGCAGGGGTGAGGGAGATGGAGGCGGTGACCTGCAGCTCCTGTTGAAGGGGCGGAGAAGAGGGGGTGCGGAGATGAGAGGCTATTGTTGTTTATTCCTTCATGCAGTATTTCTGAGTTGGTTCACTCTGAAAAAAGGTGCGTTGACGGTTTGATTTTTGCATCTGCAGCAAGTCAGATTTTTACTACTGGGGAGCATCAACCTTCTTCCCCCATGATTGCTACTTTGTTGGCACATGCTTTCTAGAATGTATGTTCTGATTGTATCCCTTGTTATGAGATAGGTACTAGCTAGAACACCCCTTTTAGTGATGTATTTCATGGTATACATACATTGTGATGGAGCATTAGTTGGCTTACCTTTTGTGTCGCTCACTCATTGACGAATTTTTCAGTTTTGGTGTTTCTGCCTTTTTGTGGCCTCTTGGTTCATGAGTATGTTCATATTGATAAATTATAGTGATATAAGTGGGGATGCAATAAATATTTGTAGGTTGCTTGTCAAATGAACCTCCCGTGTGGACCATTTACTGCTTTGTGTTATTAGGAAATTTGGTTGCAGTATTCATATAGAGAAATATGATTGACAAGTTGCAATATGATGCTCAGGCTGAAAATGATATTTGAAACTACATGTTGTATGACGATGGTGTGATTTCATAATTTGTACTaattatatatgtatgtacacacacacacacacacacacacacacacacacactgcaacCTGAACAATATATGTGATGCCTTTAGTAAAATGTACTGGCTGGATGTTCTAGAGTTGGAGCAGAAGGGTTGAACAAAAGCTGATCGATCTTATTATAGTCCTAGGTGTAGTGGTTTTGAACTTCAAAGGAATGGGAATGGTTTGATTGCACTCTTTAGAACAGTTTCATTTCTTTTCATAGTATTTATAATGTATTCCTTGGTGAATGTGGAGACTTAATGGCCAGTTAATTCTTTCACGCATAAATTTACAAATTCAGAATTTTCTTTCACATGGGGCTTGGCTGCTTTATGTTTATTGTGCTACTGTTCCTCATTTTTTGAAGGGTCTGAATAAAGGCATGGTTCTAGGGACAAGTAGACAACGACTAACCCGAACTATCGGGCTACAAATGCACTTCACGCCTCGTTCATTCCCCTAGGGTTTAGCCTTTCATCCACCTGCAACGTCGGGTCTGTAGCCTGGCTGTTGAAATTAGTCCACGGTTCTATGTTGGTATTCCTGTGGCAGCTTACAGCTTATTGTCGGATTTGTTGATTGTGTGAAATGTAGGTTCGAAATGACTGTTTATTTTAATGTTGCAAGTTCGTAGGACCCTTCGTGAGTGTTTGTTGTGTTGAGGCTAACTATTGGATTGAGTGGTCAAATTGGTGATATTTGAGGGTAATATTTATATCTCCTTAGCAATGAATTTGAGAAGAAATTGCTTTATTTAACTCACTTGGAGGAACATATTATGGTGATATAATGTTATAATCCCCAAACAGAAGGCCGACATACAGTACATAAATGCTTTCTTGGTGTTTAACTCTTAGAAGTTGAATTGCTTAATTCTTCGCCCTAGGAGGTTGCTTGCCCTGGCATGACAAAAATTGGATTTCTCATTTTCAACTGAGCAAAAGATAGAAAGTAGAGCTTGGGTTCTTTATTAATTGTTCATTACTGCTTTTCTTTATGGATACTTGCCTTGGCACCATCAATGCATGCCGCTTACAATGGTTGTAGTCTTCGCTTGATAACTTCTGAGCTGTTAGACAAACTAATGTTGATTGCTGTTTCTTATTCTCTTTCATCGTTTTTTTTTACTTTGCGGCCACAATACAGGCTTTCCATAAGTGGTTCCGCATCTGGGCCTGAAATGAATTTCATACTGGATGACGTTAAGTCATCTCTACTTGAGGAAATAAAATCCCACAAAAAAAGACAGGGCAAATGGATGGTAGACCTGTATGATATTGCCAGCACTCAATTTCAATGATTATCATTAGGAAATAATTTAGCAGTTTTTTTCATAAGGTTGCCAGGAGCATAGCTAAATAGTATGGATAGTGTCTCGGTGTGATATCTACTCTGGTTCTGGGTCTTGTCTCTTTCTTTCAAAATAATCAGCATAAGCGATCAAGGGAATATCAAATAGGTCATGCTTGGTGCGTCATTAGGTATTATTCAACAACTAGAATGGGTGGCATGAACCCAGAGGATATGTGTGACCATATTTTCCCCAGTTGCCAACCCGTAAGCCCCAATCGGCAGGGGATTTTAGAAATCCAAGTATTTTCAACTAACTTCAGCATTCAGACAATTATGCTCCTCTAAAATAACTAGGAGCTTCTAATTGGACCCTTCAAGCAATAGTGCTGTTAATATATTAGTTATTTTATTATGTTACTAGAGTATTAGAATAACTTCCTGATATATGTGTTTATATGATTTTTCTCACATTTAGTGCAAAAATATTGATGGCCGGGCACTATACCGTGCATAAACAAAAAAATTCAGTTTTTCTTTTCGTGATTGCAGCAGTTTTTCTGTACCAATGGTGTGACATAACACTACTCTTCACTTCCACAGGCAATGGAACACTAAATAACCTGGCAACGGATACCCTGTGGTCTACCATTATAATTATGTGTGCATTTTGGATCTATTGGATGTCTGAATGTAATGCTAATCGACATTTACTGATGCAAAGGTATGttctatttgtaatatgaaatgatTCTTATTTGTACCTCCAACAGTCCTTCTCATATTttctatttgtaatatgaaatgatTCTTATTTGTGGTCTAGAGCCTGGTTGTGTTTGAACAAAGTCGGTCAGAATGATATAGTTGTTTTTTCAAGTTGGTTATGTTAATTTTTACAGTATAGTGATTATTTATTAGTTCACACAGTACATACTACCACCAGCCGCTAACCACATTTTTTTACAGATTTTGCAGGGATGTAGATATATATGGTGATGTTTCACTACGATCTAAGTGTTTCAGTTCATATTTAGCAGGATCACATTTTGACCAATGACTCTTTGCTGTGAGTTATTGACAATTCCTTGATTTTTGCAACTCAGAGTGAAGATGGCCTTCCTTTGGTTGGTGTAGTGAATGAATTTTCTTCTAATTCAGGCCATGGTTGATACCGCTCCGGCTGGATCTGCCATGGAGTGGCTACCATGGCCAACTAGAGCTGGGTGTCCCTGTTTCCGACCTCAGGCGGTGAGATTAGAATCTAATTAATTATGTATCATTCGGTCCTTCCTTTGGCTATCAATCTATTGTGGTCTGCTTTTTCAAACTCATACAACAGGTTTATATTGAATTAAATTTTGTATAGATAGTTGTAGCGATTCTAGCAAAACATCTTCAAGCTTAAGTTGTTGAACTGATATATAGCTTGTTGTGTAATGCATCTTAATACCATACATGTAAGTTAATTTAGGAAATTGTGTTGCTCCGAGATAATTCTTATTTGAAGACATTACCAACGTAGGCATGTTACCTTAACAGGCAAAAAGTTATGTTGTGACTTAAAGATATGATTTATGGGCCTACCTCAGTATCTTAGGAGTTGTCCTTTCCTTGTTAACCCTGTACACTTGACAAGGCCCATCAGTTCGAGGTAGAGATAATGAAAGAACATGTATGCTTCCTTTCCTTGTTAACCCTGTACAGTTGACAAGCCTCAATTCTGAATAAAGTCGAAACCCAACTTTTACTATTCATTGACCACCATTTGCAATTGGCGCTGATGGCAGAAGGACTGAGCAAGAGGAGGAACTTCGTCGACCCAGCCGTGAGCAAATGATGCTCTGACGAGTCGATCAGGACCGTCATGGAGATCTGCCCACGGGGCCTCACCAAGGAACCAACACTGAGGCCATTAGACAAGGACGTCCTATGGAACCTGCAGTTTGCAGCCCTGGTGTAGGATGAGTCCCCGCTCTCATCATCGCAGATCCGTGCACAATCCGCAGAGTACTAACCTCTAGGCAGGTATATGTCTTTTGTGTGCAGTTTGCCACTTGCACATCTATATTCGTACTTTGGAATGATGATCCGAAATTGCAAGTAGGGTTTGA is a genomic window containing:
- the LOC123092362 gene encoding uncharacterized protein isoform X3, which gives rise to MSSSIPPPAFSSACFLRFHVAVDPERRRGLRGAGGDVGEGWDADDGEEGKQHRGMSSRWMRKHRIQESNCKRRRRRPHGFYEDQKRMPIIRAWIRLACGKTGSRSVMLVSLIEDGHPSSSWFMGLRSVRNPWYASILRPLLRGLDVEGGREVVICRGEGDGGGDLQLLLKGRRRGGAEMRGYCCLFLHAVFLSWFTLKKGFP
- the LOC123092362 gene encoding uncharacterized protein isoform X2, whose protein sequence is MLKFLDVNAHLPPTQAKILLEIRILVLHICISKKLAHYCKSDIFLLACGKTGSRSVMLVSLIEDGHPSSSWFMGLRSVRNPWYASILRPLLRGLDVEGGREVVICRGEGDGGGDLQLLLKGRRRGGAEMRGYCCLFLHAVFLSWFTLKKGNGTLNNLATDTLWSTIIIMCAFWIYWMSECNANRHLLMQRFCRDVDIYGDVSLRSKCFSSYLAGSHFDQ
- the LOC123092362 gene encoding uncharacterized protein isoform X1 — translated: MSSSIPPPAFSSACFLRFHVAVDPERRRGLRGAGGDVGEGWDADDGEEGKQHRGMSSRWMRKHRIQESNCKRRRRRPHGFYEDQKRMPIIRAWIRLACGKTGSRSVMLVSLIEDGHPSSSWFMGLRSVRNPWYASILRPLLRGLDVEGGREVVICRGEGDGGGDLQLLLKGRRRGGAEMRGYCCLFLHAVFLSWFTLKKGNGTLNNLATDTLWSTIIIMCAFWIYWMSECNANRHLLMQRFCRDVDIYGDVSLRSKCFSSYLAGSHFDQ